A window from Leptothermofonsia sichuanensis E412 encodes these proteins:
- a CDS encoding apolipoprotein A1/A4/E family protein, with protein MSLKESWQQQRQQRQQAVIQRQQQVQQALKTARQERQFKAAQVRHELNLFREAIAADDQARRAKFQLFQAGLQEFCGQLQTQVHQFLEAASDRRQFQAKELTRQLNAFVQQVQQEVARFLSETTADRALMAQQLETELTTFVQALRSEVQCYLEQLETIRNQRADQLQQELAQSRVDREAEVDAMFQRFAAFRRELRQFCDALSHEVWGNPEGSTPPPVSKPEPASQSVSESVSKAPAPTIPVSTVVGAFPQGDSMAGLPKPPAREGIAYEKEVYNFIHAAQGARLTQIESSLGINRFQAVDALRSLIKKGLITQRDRIYLTQEQIAHI; from the coding sequence ATGTCCCTGAAAGAGTCCTGGCAACAGCAGCGACAACAGCGCCAGCAAGCAGTTATCCAACGGCAACAACAAGTTCAGCAGGCACTGAAAACCGCCCGACAGGAACGTCAGTTCAAAGCGGCTCAAGTGCGCCATGAACTCAACCTGTTCCGGGAAGCGATCGCCGCCGATGACCAGGCACGCCGCGCCAAATTTCAACTATTTCAGGCAGGACTACAGGAATTCTGTGGGCAACTGCAAACCCAGGTGCACCAGTTTTTGGAGGCTGCCAGCGATCGCCGCCAGTTCCAGGCAAAAGAACTTACCCGGCAATTAAACGCATTTGTGCAGCAGGTGCAGCAAGAAGTGGCCCGGTTCCTTTCCGAAACAACGGCTGACCGGGCACTCATGGCGCAACAACTGGAAACTGAGCTGACCACGTTTGTGCAGGCACTACGGTCTGAAGTGCAATGCTACCTGGAGCAACTGGAAACCATCCGCAATCAGCGAGCAGACCAGTTGCAGCAAGAATTAGCCCAAAGTCGGGTAGATCGTGAAGCTGAAGTGGACGCTATGTTCCAGCGCTTTGCCGCCTTTCGCCGCGAGCTTCGTCAGTTCTGTGATGCCCTGTCCCATGAAGTCTGGGGCAACCCAGAGGGTTCCACCCCCCCGCCTGTTTCTAAACCAGAACCGGCATCACAGTCAGTTTCTGAATCGGTCAGCAAGGCACCCGCCCCTACTATCCCTGTATCCACAGTGGTTGGAGCCTTTCCCCAGGGCGATTCGATGGCTGGATTACCTAAACCCCCTGCCAGAGAAGGCATTGCCTACGAAAAAGAAGTCTACAACTTCATCCACGCTGCTCAGGGTGCCCGCCTGACCCAGATTGAGTCCTCCCTGGGAATTAACCGCTTTCAGGCAGTCGATGCCCTGAGATCCCTGATTAAGAAAGGACTGATCACCCAGCGCGATCGCATCTATCTCACCCAGGAGCAAATCGCTCATATCTGA
- the gvpA gene encoding gas vesicle structural protein GvpA: MAVEKVNSSSSLAEVVDRILDKGIVVDAWVRVSLVGIELLAIEARVVIASVETYLKYAEAVGLTAQAAVPAA; the protein is encoded by the coding sequence ATGGCTGTTGAAAAAGTAAACTCCTCCTCCAGCTTGGCTGAAGTGGTTGACCGCATTCTGGACAAAGGCATCGTTGTGGATGCCTGGGTTCGAGTCTCTCTGGTTGGCATTGAACTGCTGGCAATTGAAGCACGTGTGGTGATTGCATCTGTTGAAACCTACCTGAAGTACGCCGAAGCTGTTGGCTTGACGGCGCAAGCAGCGGTTCCTGCAGCTTAG
- a CDS encoding thylakoid membrane photosystem I accumulation factor, translating into MTCLQLPLLPPMNHACQSQRLWQRVSRLVALLLVILSCWLGVGASPALAGLHDDRFDGEIFALYAGNGSLVPPRVTLAEAFQRQRPILLIFYVDDSQDCKEYSLVVSQLQQYYGKEAEFMPVRVDSLPQKPTYTPTELGYYYKGFVPQTVLFDASGQVVLDEIGQVPFERVDDVFREVFDLLPRTESVELKRRTVNEVTTELVKG; encoded by the coding sequence ATGACCTGCCTTCAACTGCCATTGTTGCCACCAATGAATCATGCCTGCCAGAGTCAGAGACTCTGGCAGAGGGTTTCTCGCCTGGTCGCCCTGCTGCTGGTCATTCTGAGTTGCTGGCTTGGAGTCGGAGCTTCGCCCGCCCTAGCAGGTCTGCACGACGATCGCTTTGATGGTGAAATTTTTGCTCTCTATGCCGGTAATGGCTCTCTGGTGCCTCCCAGGGTCACCCTGGCAGAGGCCTTTCAGCGTCAGCGTCCAATCCTGCTGATCTTCTACGTTGATGACAGTCAGGACTGCAAAGAGTACTCCCTCGTTGTTTCTCAACTCCAGCAATACTATGGCAAGGAAGCTGAGTTCATGCCGGTGCGGGTAGACTCGCTGCCCCAAAAACCGACCTATACGCCGACTGAACTGGGTTACTACTACAAGGGTTTCGTTCCCCAGACCGTTTTGTTTGACGCCTCTGGTCAAGTTGTACTGGACGAAATTGGTCAGGTTCCGTTTGAGCGCGTTGATGATGTCTTTCGGGAGGTGTTTGATTTACTGCCGCGCACAGAATCTGTAGAGCTAAAGCGGCGAACGGTGAATGAGGTGACCACAGAGCTGGTGAAAGGATGA
- a CDS encoding single-stranded DNA-binding protein: MNSCILMAEIIQAPELRYTSENQTPIAEMLVQFPGSRPEDPPATLKVVGWGNLAQEIQEKYRLGDRVIIEGRLGMNTIDRPEGFKEKRAELTAQRIHPVGADTPLESPVVAASSNSASQSFTARSNPSSTPTVKSTGATFQPQPAPVAEPDFDDIPF, encoded by the coding sequence ATGAATAGCTGCATATTAATGGCTGAAATTATTCAGGCTCCTGAGCTACGCTACACGTCCGAGAATCAGACACCAATTGCTGAAATGTTGGTGCAATTTCCGGGTTCCCGCCCGGAAGACCCACCAGCCACCCTGAAAGTTGTGGGATGGGGCAATCTGGCCCAGGAAATTCAGGAAAAATATCGTCTGGGCGATCGCGTCATAATTGAGGGTCGTCTGGGGATGAACACGATTGACCGTCCTGAAGGTTTCAAGGAGAAACGGGCTGAGCTGACGGCTCAACGTATCCATCCTGTGGGAGCAGACACCCCATTGGAATCTCCGGTCGTTGCTGCCTCCTCTAACTCCGCCAGTCAATCATTTACCGCTCGCTCAAATCCATCCTCCACACCAACCGTTAAGTCTACGGGGGCAACGTTCCAGCCCCAACCAGCCCCTGTTGCTGAACCAGACTTTGACGATATTCCCTTCTAG
- the gvpN gene encoding gas vesicle protein GvpN: protein MTTVLRASPRRFVSTPAVERIANRALRYLQSGYSIHLRGPAGTGKTTLALHLADLLAHPIMLIFGDDEFKTSDLIGNQSGYTRKKVVDNYIHSVIKVEDELRQNWVDSRLTLACREGFTLVYDEFNRSRPEVNNVLLSALEEKLLVLPPSHNRSEYIRVSPHFRAIFTSNPEEYVGVHATQDALLDRLVTINMPEPDELTQQEIVVQKTEIDRASALLIVRLVNAFRTATGNEKSSGLRSCLILAKVCQDHEIIVTPENADFRDVCCDVMLSRSGLPLAEATKILWDLLNHPARIGFSELDLLGIPGGEASSTEVRGTEAGELPAGEAEVPTQPVPSSEAQAIPETAAPSCEQEILNLLRKMGGARLSQIERTLKLDRFQTVDTLRVLMEKGDIVLRDRLYKVTEVQP, encoded by the coding sequence GTGACAACTGTACTTCGTGCCAGCCCCCGCCGGTTTGTCAGCACACCTGCTGTAGAACGAATTGCCAACCGTGCGTTGCGCTATCTCCAATCGGGTTATTCCATTCACCTGCGGGGACCTGCCGGAACTGGAAAAACAACCCTGGCGCTGCACCTGGCAGACCTGCTTGCCCATCCCATTATGTTGATCTTTGGCGATGACGAATTCAAAACGTCTGACCTGATTGGTAATCAATCTGGTTATACGCGCAAAAAAGTTGTTGACAACTATATCCACAGCGTCATCAAAGTTGAAGATGAACTGAGACAGAACTGGGTCGATTCTCGCCTCACCCTTGCCTGTCGGGAAGGTTTTACTCTGGTCTATGACGAGTTCAATCGCTCTCGTCCAGAGGTGAATAATGTTCTGCTGTCAGCCCTGGAAGAGAAACTGCTGGTGTTGCCGCCCAGCCATAACCGGAGTGAATATATTCGGGTCAGCCCTCATTTCCGGGCTATCTTCACCTCGAACCCGGAAGAGTATGTCGGTGTTCATGCCACTCAGGATGCCTTGCTGGATCGGTTAGTAACGATTAACATGCCTGAACCCGATGAACTCACCCAGCAAGAAATTGTGGTTCAAAAAACTGAAATTGACCGGGCAAGTGCGCTGTTGATTGTCCGGCTGGTCAACGCTTTCCGGACTGCTACCGGCAATGAAAAATCCTCTGGCTTGCGCTCTTGCCTGATACTGGCAAAGGTCTGTCAGGATCATGAGATTATCGTCACACCTGAAAATGCTGATTTCCGCGATGTATGTTGTGATGTCATGCTGTCCCGGTCAGGATTGCCGCTGGCAGAGGCGACCAAAATCCTCTGGGATTTGCTGAATCATCCCGCCAGAATTGGCTTCAGTGAGCTGGACTTGTTAGGCATTCCTGGAGGTGAAGCCAGTTCCACTGAAGTGCGGGGCACGGAGGCTGGAGAACTCCCCGCCGGGGAAGCAGAGGTTCCGACGCAACCAGTTCCTTCGTCTGAAGCCCAGGCCATTCCAGAAACTGCCGCCCCGTCCTGTGAACAGGAAATCCTGAACCTGCTCAGAAAAATGGGGGGTGCCCGCCTGAGCCAGATCGAACGGACCCTTAAACTTGATCGGTTCCAAACGGTAGATACCCTGCGAGTTCTGATGGAAAAGGGTGATATTGTGCTGCGCGATCGCCTCTACAAAGTGACGGAGGTTCAACCATGA
- a CDS encoding DNA double-strand break repair nuclease NurA — MPLKPSQILTRLNAKRADFETFDKRAQTAFEIYQKALKTASSQTADELLQQLRQVASSDRGAEPLEPSGTWANWIVPAHLTWQNREQSLNWVRDRLMGVSTFAVDGSQIYPGKDLSIPIALVQIGWYENCHTRDGRYEKDVDLEVMTPADLKVSSGGEPVDRKVNMRRFEMETQRLIRYMQEREDCQNCLAFLDGSLVVTFADAFDEITRQHYIDCVARLLQASQEAHVPLVGYIDTSYASDLTLMLQQAFKLPEVASLHDAALLAGFMQWGDRTPLFRCRRPGVLLKYPGNLASQIAFTYLKAHDGFPIRLEMPVWIYEAGLHEQVIDWVRCEIIVGGGYPYAIETADQTAVLKTEDRQTFYRLLQDWAEQENLNLRLSRKMVSKVRRR; from the coding sequence ATGCCCCTCAAGCCCTCCCAAATTCTGACTCGCCTCAACGCCAAACGAGCCGACTTTGAAACCTTTGACAAACGGGCACAGACGGCCTTTGAGATTTACCAGAAAGCCCTGAAAACTGCTTCCAGTCAGACTGCCGACGAATTGCTGCAACAGTTAAGGCAAGTTGCCAGTAGCGATCGCGGTGCAGAACCCCTGGAACCCTCTGGCACCTGGGCTAACTGGATTGTTCCTGCCCACCTGACCTGGCAGAACCGGGAGCAAAGTCTGAATTGGGTCCGCGATCGCCTGATGGGTGTTTCTACCTTTGCCGTGGATGGTTCCCAAATTTATCCTGGCAAGGACTTATCGATTCCCATTGCGCTGGTACAAATTGGCTGGTATGAAAACTGCCATACCAGGGATGGGCGGTACGAAAAAGATGTGGACCTGGAGGTGATGACACCTGCGGACCTAAAAGTCAGCAGTGGTGGCGAACCTGTGGATCGGAAAGTGAATATGCGTCGGTTTGAAATGGAAACCCAGCGCCTGATCCGGTATATGCAAGAGCGGGAAGACTGCCAGAATTGCCTCGCCTTCCTGGATGGATCCCTGGTTGTGACCTTTGCCGATGCTTTTGATGAAATCACCCGTCAGCATTACATTGATTGTGTTGCCAGGTTGTTACAAGCCAGCCAGGAGGCCCACGTCCCTCTGGTTGGCTACATTGATACGTCCTATGCCAGCGACCTGACTCTGATGCTGCAACAGGCATTTAAATTGCCAGAAGTGGCTTCGCTCCATGATGCAGCGCTGCTGGCAGGCTTTATGCAGTGGGGCGATCGCACGCCGTTGTTTCGCTGTCGCCGTCCGGGAGTTCTACTCAAATATCCCGGCAACCTCGCCAGCCAGATTGCCTTTACCTATCTGAAGGCCCATGATGGCTTCCCAATTCGCCTGGAAATGCCCGTCTGGATTTACGAAGCCGGATTGCATGAGCAGGTGATTGACTGGGTGCGTTGCGAAATCATCGTCGGTGGTGGCTATCCCTATGCCATTGAAACCGCTGACCAGACGGCTGTTCTTAAAACGGAAGACCGCCAAACCTTTTATCGGCTGCTTCAGGACTGGGCAGAGCAGGAAAATTTGAATCTCAGACTTTCCCGTAAGATGGTCAGTAAGGTCAGAAGACGATAG
- a CDS encoding DUF4149 domain-containing protein produces the protein MAIISQIHTQKSGWQTAVLFTLMFWLSGSLILDTIVMPVLYTSGMMDESGFAAAGYSLFWVFNRIELLCAAVILTGILIHCHRLNGQRRLDQKPIFLAAILLVVALIYTYGLTPQMSSLGLQLNLFNSTVEPPVLMNSLHAGYWLLELLKLGGGAILLKTCLDYSEPIVQ, from the coding sequence ATGGCAATTATTTCTCAAATTCATACCCAAAAAAGTGGCTGGCAGACAGCCGTGTTGTTTACGCTCATGTTCTGGCTCAGTGGTAGCTTAATCCTGGATACGATCGTCATGCCAGTCCTTTACACATCAGGCATGATGGATGAATCTGGGTTTGCAGCGGCTGGATACTCGTTATTCTGGGTCTTTAACCGGATCGAGTTGTTATGTGCGGCTGTCATTTTGACGGGGATTCTCATCCACTGTCATCGATTGAATGGGCAGCGCAGGCTGGATCAAAAACCGATTTTTCTGGCCGCCATTCTGTTAGTGGTTGCCCTCATCTACACCTATGGCTTAACACCTCAAATGAGTAGCCTGGGACTGCAACTCAATCTGTTTAATTCAACAGTAGAACCCCCGGTTTTAATGAATTCTCTCCATGCTGGCTATTGGCTGTTGGAACTGCTAAAACTGGGGGGGGGAGCCATTTTACTGAAAACATGCCTAGATTATTCGGAACCCATTGTGCAGTAA
- a CDS encoding glycosyltransferase — protein sequence MPESSWPENDSYNELESLSSLLADLSLSDESDSPPGKPVKRDRRRRKAAVVLVMIWSGTIALHLATWGYWIVLGLTTILGIHAVRFLFARPGAPPEPLSDEELATAPLVSIMVAAKNEEAVIGRLVRALCNLDYPSCRYEVWIIDDNSTDQTPALLNQLASEYEQLRVFRRSPTAAGGKSGALNQVLPLTKGDVIAVFDADAQVPADILRRVVPLFTRPQVGAVQVRKAISNLSGNGWIRGQVAEMALDSFLQQQRIAIGGIGELRGNGQFVRRLALEQCGGWNEETITDDLDLTFRLHLNQWDIDFMMVPAVQEEGVTRAIALWHQRNRWAEGGYQRYLDYWQPILNNRMGSLKTLDLLIFWVIQYVMPTAIVPDLLMAVLRNRPMLMSPLSTITLPLFIYGMVAGLRQIRKTQGIDPAARVEADIAADSSLPQSRPFILLGILFQALHGFVYMFHWLPVVASMTLRISLRPKRLRWVKTVHHGATDLVAE from the coding sequence ATGCCGGAGAGTTCCTGGCCCGAAAACGATTCTTACAACGAGCTAGAATCGCTTAGCTCACTGCTTGCCGATCTGTCTCTGTCTGATGAGTCAGACAGTCCACCGGGCAAACCTGTCAAGCGCGATCGCCGTCGGCGCAAAGCGGCGGTAGTTCTGGTCATGATTTGGAGCGGCACGATCGCTTTGCATCTGGCAACCTGGGGCTACTGGATTGTGCTGGGGTTGACCACCATTCTTGGGATTCATGCTGTCCGGTTTTTGTTTGCCCGTCCGGGTGCCCCACCGGAACCCCTGTCTGACGAGGAACTGGCAACGGCTCCCCTGGTTTCTATCATGGTGGCAGCCAAAAATGAAGAAGCGGTGATTGGTCGGCTGGTTCGAGCACTGTGCAACCTGGATTATCCATCCTGCCGTTACGAAGTCTGGATTATTGATGACAACAGCACGGATCAGACACCAGCACTGCTCAACCAGTTGGCCAGCGAATATGAGCAACTGAGGGTGTTTCGTCGCTCTCCCACCGCAGCTGGCGGTAAATCTGGAGCGCTGAATCAGGTTCTGCCTCTGACGAAGGGAGACGTAATTGCTGTTTTTGATGCCGATGCCCAGGTGCCTGCGGATATTTTGCGGCGCGTGGTGCCGCTGTTTACACGTCCCCAGGTGGGTGCTGTGCAGGTGCGTAAGGCCATTTCCAATCTTTCTGGCAATGGGTGGATTCGTGGTCAGGTGGCGGAGATGGCTCTGGATTCCTTCCTGCAACAGCAACGGATTGCGATCGGTGGGATTGGGGAACTGCGTGGCAATGGTCAGTTTGTCCGTCGGCTGGCATTGGAGCAGTGTGGTGGCTGGAATGAAGAAACCATCACCGATGATCTGGATTTGACCTTTCGCCTCCACCTGAACCAGTGGGATATTGACTTCATGATGGTCCCGGCTGTCCAGGAAGAAGGGGTAACCCGTGCGATCGCCCTCTGGCATCAACGCAATCGCTGGGCTGAAGGTGGCTACCAGCGCTATCTGGACTACTGGCAGCCAATTTTAAACAATCGGATGGGTTCCCTTAAAACCCTGGACCTGCTGATTTTTTGGGTGATTCAGTATGTGATGCCAACAGCAATCGTCCCTGACTTGTTGATGGCCGTCTTACGGAATCGTCCGATGTTGATGAGTCCGCTTTCGACCATCACACTGCCGCTGTTTATCTATGGCATGGTGGCAGGACTACGTCAGATTCGCAAAACTCAGGGGATCGACCCGGCTGCCAGGGTGGAGGCTGATATTGCTGCTGATAGCTCACTTCCTCAGAGTCGTCCATTTATTCTACTGGGAATACTTTTCCAGGCCCTGCATGGCTTTGTGTATATGTTCCACTGGCTACCGGTTGTTGCCAGCATGACCCTGCGGATTTCATTACGACCAAAACGACTGAGGTGGGTGAAGACTGTCCATCACGGAGCGACCGATCTGGTTGCAGAGTGA
- a CDS encoding ABC transporter permease yields the protein MKAIDRKLFRDLLHLWGQILAIALIVACGIASFVAMQTAYESLKLSQSTYYEQYRFAQIFGQLKRAPESLVDQIQSIPGVAQVQTRVVVDVTLDVPGRQEPITGRLISIPEQQTPMLNDLFIRQGRYIGAGQRNEVLVSEAFARANRLQLGDRLGAVINGRWQSLQIVGFALSPEFVYEIRPGDLLPDNQRFGVFWMDRKALGTAFNMDGAFNDVSLSLLPGANPAEVIFRLDRLLEPFGAFGAYQQEDQVSNQFLSDEIIQLRTQAYILPTIFLGIGAFLLHVLLSRLISTQRDQIAVLKAFGYSNRAIGWHFLKFVLAIVAIGAMLGIGSGLWLGSALTGVYTHFYQFPVLRYEISPRMVILAIGISGSAAIAGAWVTVRRAAALPPAEAMRPEAPAQFRPTLMEQLGFQAFLSPVGRIVLRNLERKPAQALMSILGIGLAVAMLVAGGYSQDALQYIIDVQFHTIQRDDITVVFNEPRSSRTRYEVASLPGVLTAEPFRSVAVRLRFGHHTHRIAIMGLDPGGELRYLVDRHLRPVHLPLDGILLTDKLADLLQVKPGDLLTVEVLEGDRPVRTVPVAGLVDELLGLSAYMDIQALNRLMQEGGTISGAFLAVDEQFLDPLYTQLKRTPAIASVSLQKAMIERFQETIAASQGIAITIQVVFACIIAFGVVYNAARIALSERGRELATLRIIGFSKVQVAIVLLGEQAALTIAAIPLGFALGYGIAVLLSQAFNTELYRFPLIITKSSYAFAFVVIVIAALVSGLLVRHQSDRLDLIAVLKTRE from the coding sequence ATGAAGGCGATCGACCGCAAACTGTTCCGAGATCTGCTGCACCTGTGGGGGCAGATTCTGGCGATCGCCCTGATTGTTGCCTGCGGTATTGCCAGCTTCGTTGCCATGCAAACGGCTTACGAATCCCTGAAGTTGTCCCAATCGACTTATTATGAGCAATATCGGTTTGCCCAGATATTTGGGCAATTAAAACGGGCACCTGAGTCACTGGTAGACCAGATTCAGTCAATTCCTGGTGTGGCGCAGGTGCAAACACGAGTGGTAGTCGATGTCACCTTAGATGTGCCAGGGCGGCAGGAGCCTATTACCGGGCGGTTAATTTCGATTCCAGAGCAGCAAACCCCGATGCTGAATGATCTGTTCATTCGCCAGGGACGCTACATCGGAGCAGGGCAGCGGAATGAAGTCCTGGTGAGTGAGGCATTTGCCAGAGCCAATCGGTTACAGTTGGGCGATCGCCTGGGTGCCGTCATTAATGGACGCTGGCAGTCGCTCCAGATTGTTGGGTTTGCCCTATCGCCGGAATTTGTCTATGAAATTCGACCCGGAGATTTGTTGCCCGATAATCAGCGGTTCGGGGTGTTCTGGATGGACCGGAAAGCTCTGGGGACTGCTTTTAATATGGATGGTGCGTTCAACGATGTGTCTCTGTCCCTGTTACCGGGTGCCAATCCAGCAGAGGTCATTTTTCGGCTTGACCGCTTACTGGAACCTTTTGGGGCTTTCGGTGCCTATCAGCAGGAAGATCAGGTTTCCAATCAGTTTTTATCCGATGAAATTATTCAGTTACGCACCCAGGCTTACATTCTGCCAACTATCTTCCTGGGAATTGGGGCTTTTTTGCTGCATGTTCTTCTGTCTCGTCTGATCAGCACCCAGCGAGATCAAATTGCGGTGCTTAAGGCATTTGGCTATAGCAATCGGGCAATTGGATGGCATTTTCTGAAATTTGTGCTGGCAATTGTCGCAATCGGGGCCATGCTTGGAATTGGATCTGGCTTGTGGCTCGGTTCAGCCCTGACCGGGGTATATACTCACTTTTATCAATTTCCTGTCCTGCGCTATGAAATCAGCCCTCGCATGGTGATCCTGGCAATTGGCATCAGTGGCAGTGCCGCGATCGCCGGAGCATGGGTTACTGTCAGACGGGCAGCCGCCCTGCCACCAGCAGAGGCAATGCGTCCAGAAGCCCCGGCACAGTTTCGCCCAACCCTGATGGAGCAACTGGGGTTTCAGGCATTTCTGTCTCCCGTCGGACGAATTGTTCTGCGCAACCTTGAACGAAAACCAGCTCAGGCGTTGATGTCTATTCTGGGAATTGGGCTGGCAGTTGCCATGCTGGTGGCCGGTGGCTATTCCCAGGATGCTCTGCAATACATTATCGATGTCCAGTTTCACACAATCCAGCGGGATGATATTACCGTCGTGTTCAATGAGCCGCGCTCTTCCCGAACCCGCTATGAGGTTGCCAGTTTGCCCGGTGTTTTGACGGCTGAGCCATTTCGCAGTGTGGCAGTTCGTCTCCGGTTTGGGCACCACACCCACAGAATTGCCATTATGGGTCTGGACCCCGGCGGCGAATTGCGCTACCTCGTCGATCGCCATCTCAGGCCAGTCCACCTGCCCCTGGATGGCATCTTGCTGACCGACAAACTGGCAGACCTGTTACAGGTTAAGCCGGGAGATTTGCTCACCGTAGAGGTACTGGAAGGCGACAGACCTGTGCGCACAGTTCCAGTCGCCGGACTGGTCGATGAACTGCTTGGGCTTTCTGCCTATATGGATATTCAGGCATTGAATCGGTTGATGCAGGAAGGTGGCACCATATCCGGCGCATTTCTGGCAGTGGATGAACAATTTCTGGACCCGCTGTATACACAACTGAAACGCACGCCAGCGATCGCCAGTGTTTCCCTGCAAAAAGCTATGATTGAACGCTTTCAGGAGACCATTGCTGCCAGTCAGGGAATTGCCATTACCATCCAGGTAGTGTTTGCCTGCATCATTGCCTTCGGAGTCGTCTATAACGCAGCCCGAATCGCCCTTTCAGAACGGGGACGAGAACTGGCAACCTTACGGATTATTGGGTTTAGCAAGGTGCAGGTTGCCATTGTGCTGTTGGGGGAACAGGCTGCCTTGACCATCGCTGCCATTCCCCTGGGGTTTGCCCTCGGCTATGGGATTGCGGTGCTGTTGTCCCAGGCGTTCAATACTGAACTCTATCGCTTTCCGTTGATCATCACCAAATCTAGCTATGCGTTTGCCTTTGTCGTGATTGTGATTGCCGCACTGGTTTCAGGTCTGCTGGTGCGCCACCAGAGCGATCGCCTGGATTTGATTGCCGTTCTCAAGACCAGGGAATGA
- a CDS encoding ZIP family metal transporter has protein sequence MNTILLGFVASLLAGLGTFIGALPVVFIPTISQRLEAILLGFGGGVMLAATAFSLIVPGTDAAIEQGHSQAIAALIMVLGILFGGWCLNFIHTNFPHEHFFKSDEGDTI, from the coding sequence ATGAATACAATTTTGCTTGGGTTTGTTGCCAGTTTGCTGGCTGGCTTGGGGACCTTTATTGGGGCGTTGCCCGTTGTATTCATTCCTACTATCAGCCAGCGGCTAGAGGCGATCTTGCTTGGGTTTGGCGGTGGTGTCATGCTGGCGGCAACAGCGTTTTCGTTGATTGTGCCCGGAACAGACGCTGCCATTGAGCAGGGGCATTCCCAGGCGATCGCTGCCCTGATCATGGTTCTGGGCATTCTATTTGGAGGCTGGTGTCTGAACTTCATTCACACCAACTTCCCCCATGAGCACTTCTTCAAATCGGATGAGGGGGATACCATTTGA
- the gvpJ gene encoding gas vesicle protein GvpJ, with protein MTTPTPTRGFPGSPLPTRDSARAITTSTQGSTLADVLERVLDKGIVIAGDISVSVANTELLNIRIRLLISSVDKAREIGINWWENNPHFSTRAQELTQANQELQQRIENLEAELRTLRRLPGSSEALSSSPAFEALSAL; from the coding sequence ATGACAACCCCCACTCCAACCAGAGGGTTTCCGGGATCTCCCCTGCCCACCAGAGATTCTGCCAGAGCCATCACAACCTCTACCCAGGGGTCCACTCTGGCAGATGTGCTGGAGCGGGTGCTGGATAAGGGCATAGTTATTGCTGGCGATATTTCCGTTTCCGTTGCCAATACGGAACTCCTCAATATCCGCATTCGTCTGCTCATTTCCTCGGTCGATAAAGCCAGGGAAATTGGGATTAACTGGTGGGAAAATAACCCCCACTTCAGTACCAGAGCACAGGAACTCACCCAGGCAAACCAGGAACTTCAGCAACGGATAGAAAACCTGGAAGCAGAGTTAAGAACTCTGCGCCGACTGCCAGGCTCCAGTGAAGCATTGAGCAGTTCTCCAGCGTTTGAAGCGCTTTCAGCCCTATAG